The genomic stretch CGCAAAAGCCGTAAATTGGTTCCCGAATTGTCTTGAAATCATATCATATAAGCCAACTGCCAAGGTGTAATTTTCGCCTGAACGAAGCAATACCTTTGCTAAAATGAAATCTCCAAACGGAGCTGTAAACGTAAATAATGCAATAACAGCAATGATTGGCTTGGCTAACGGCATAACGATTTGGAAAAAGATACGAAGATGCCCAGCTCCGTCCATCTTTGCAGACTCATCTAGCTCTTTTGGAATCGTATCTAAATACCCTTTCATTAACCATGTATTCATTGGAATAGCTCCACCTACATAGATTAAAATTAACCCAAGATGTGTATCGATTAACTTTGTAACCGTCGCAAGCACAAAAATAGCAATTAATGCTGCAAAGTTTGGAATCATTTGTAACACTAAAAACGTTAATAATCCATTTTTTCTTCCAACAAATCGATAGCGAGAAAATGAATAAGCAGTTAGGCTAACTAAAATAAGAGATAAAATCATAGTTGAGATACTAATTTTCAACGAGTTCGCATACCAAATTAAATAATTACTTTGGCTCGTATCAAATAAGGCTGCATAGTGCTTGAACGTAGCATTTTCCGGAAACATTTTTGAACCAGACAGGCTATCTCCGGGATTTAAAGACGAACCAATAATCCAAAGAATTGGATATAAGATAATGGCAAACATAACTAGTACAACTGCATATGATAAAGTGAGACGAATGGTTTTTTTTGTTTTTATACTCATAGTTACATCATATCCTCTTCTTGGAATGATTTTGTGCGCTTAAATTGCCATAGCGCCACAGTGATAACAATCACTGACAATAACATTGTAATGGCTGCAGCTTTTCCATATTGCTGAGTCGTCATCGTCAGCTTATAAATCCATGATATTAGAATATCTGTACTTCCAGCTGTTTGACCTGATACCGCAGGTCCACCAGCATTAAATAAGTAAATCACGTTAAAGTTGTTAAAGTTAAACGTATACTGGGTAATTAAAATTGGTGCCGTTGCAAAAAGAACAAGCGGTAACGTAATTTTCGTGAATTTTTGAACAGCCGTTGCCCCATCTACCGTTGCCGCTTCGTACAACTCTTCTGGAATTGATTGAAGCACACCTGTTGTCATTGCGAAGATAAACGGAAATCCTAACCACGTCTGGATCATAATTAAAGCCACTCGGCTCCAAAGTGGTTCCGTCATCCAATTTATTCCTTCAATTCCTAAAAAAGCGAGGATGTCATTATTAATCGCTCCGAAGGTCTCGTTAAACATTCCTGCAAACACTAGGATGGAAACAAAGCCTGGTACCGCCCAAGGTAAAATAAATACAGTACGAATAAT from Bacillus sp. 1780r2a1 encodes the following:
- a CDS encoding sugar ABC transporter permease, with amino-acid sequence MSIKTKKTIRLTLSYAVVLVMFAIILYPILWIIGSSLNPGDSLSGSKMFPENATFKHYAALFDTSQSNYLIWYANSLKISISTMILSLILVSLTAYSFSRYRFVGRKNGLLTFLVLQMIPNFAALIAIFVLATVTKLIDTHLGLILIYVGGAIPMNTWLMKGYLDTIPKELDESAKMDGAGHLRIFFQIVMPLAKPIIAVIALFTFTAPFGDFILAKVLLRSGENYTLAVGLYDMISRQFGNQFTAFAAGSVLIAVPIALLFLVCQKYFISGLTAGGTKG